The Pristiophorus japonicus isolate sPriJap1 chromosome 3, sPriJap1.hap1, whole genome shotgun sequence genome has a segment encoding these proteins:
- the LOC139260400 gene encoding zinc finger protein 436-like, translated as MCGKGFTQSSSLLSHQRVHTGDRPFTCSECGKGFISSSALTEHQRVHTGERPFTCSECGKRFTFSSTLTEHKRVHTGERPFVCSICGIRFVKSSHHLRHQRVHTGERPFICSVCGKGFTRSFTLTEHQRVHTGERPFTCSVCGMGFTRSCQLTVHQLVHTNKRPFKCSHCEKNFKSRNHMLTHQRVHTGDSPFTCSECGKGFTRSSHLLRHQRVHTGERPFTCSECGKGFTRSSNLLTHQQVHK; from the coding sequence atgtgtggaaagggattcactcagtcatccagcttactgtcacaccagcgagttcacaccggggacagaccgttcacctgctctgagtgtgggaagggattcatttctTCATCcgccctcactgaacaccagcgagttcacactggggagaggccgttcacctgctctgagtgtgggaagagattcacttttTCATCCACCCTCACtgaacacaagcgagttcacactggggagaggccattcgtcTGCTCCATATGTGGGATACGGTTTGTTAAGTCATCTCATcatctgagacaccagcgagttcacactggagagaggccgttcatctgctctgtgtgtggtaagggattcactcgttcattcaccctcactgaacaccagcgagttcacactggggagagaccttttacctgttccgtgtgtgggatgggattcactcgttcatgccAGCTCACtgtacaccaacttgttcacaccaataagagaccgtttaaatgttctcactgtgaaaagaactttaaaagcagaaatcatatgctgacacaccagcgagttcacactggggacagtccgttcacctgctctgagtgtgggaagggattcactcggtcatcccatctgctgagacaccagcgagttcacactggggagaggccgttcacctgctctgagtgtgggaagggattcactcgttcatccaacctgctgacacaccaacaagttcacaagtga